Part of the bacterium genome, AATTCTTTCCTTATAAAGAAAAGGATTGCATAAAGGCAATCTATAACCTAGGCGAATTTGAAGAGATTGAATCCAAGACAAAAGAAGAAAATGGCTCTATTTCAATTACATTCTTTCTTAAGGAATGTCCTCTAATAAAAAAGATTACCTTTTCTGGGAATAAGAAAAAGAAAACAGAGCAATTAAAGGAACTCCTTACCATAAAGGAGGGAAAGCCTCTATTTATCCCAAAGATAAACGAAGAAAAGAACAAAATAATCTCATTTTACAAGAAGGAAGGGTTCTATTTTGTAGAGGTAGAGCCAAAGATAAAGGAAGAAGAGCTAATCTTTGAAATAAAGGAAAATGAGGAGACAAAGATAAAGAAGATAAGGTTCTCTGGAAACAGGGCATTTTCATCCTTCAGACTTAAATGGAAGATGAAGAGGGGAAAGGGAGATGCTTACATAAAGGAAAATATTGATGAGGATATAGATAGGCTTTGCCAATTTTACAAGGAGCAAGGCTATGCAAGGGTTACCATACAAGAACCAAAGATAAGCTTTGAAAAGAAGGGAATAATTGTTGATATAACGGTAAATGAGGGGAAAAAATATAAGATTGGAAAGATTGAAATAGAAGGAAATACATTGTTTTCCAATGATGAGATTAGAGGGCTTATAAAGGTAAAGGAAGGAGAGATTTATAATCTAAAGAGGCTTGAGGAAAGCTTTAGAGATATAGTAAGGCTCTATTATAACAAGGGCTATGTCTCGGCAGGTATTATTCCAGAGGAATTTTTTAAATTTAAGAGCGGAATGGTTGATTATAAAATTTATATAGACGAGGGAGAGGTTTCATATATTGAAGGGATTACCATTGTTGGGAATAAAAAAACAAAGGACAAGGTTATAAGGAGGGAGCTTTTAATAAAAGAGGGGGACCTCCTTTTATGGGATAATGTTTCTGCATCAAGACAGAGGCTTTCCCTCCTTGGATACTTTGAGGATGTTGGTATTGATATATTGCCAGGCAAGGAGAAGAACAAGAAGATAGTCCAGATAAATGTAATTGAGGGAAAGAGGGGAACGGCCTTATTTGGATTAAGCTATACAAGCCAGTATGGCATATTTGGCTCTATCCAGACAAGCCTTATTAACCTCTTTGGGATGGGATATTCAGCAAATATCAAGGCAGATATTGGAAAGAAGATGACAAATTATGAGCTTTCCTTTAATGACCCCTGGTTTCTTGATAAACCTATATCCCTTGGTGTTGGTTTATGGCATCAGAAGCTTACCAGGGATTATTATGCTGAGGATAGGGAGGGAGGATATATTAGCTTAGGAAAGCGATGGAAAAGGTTTAACCGTATATATCTTAAGTATAAGCTTAACAAAAGCAGGTTTGTTGATGTTAAGGATGATGCCCCCTCTGATGTAATTAAATGGAAAAATGAATGGGGTTTGCAATATGCTGTAACAAGCTCTATTGAGACAGGGATTATTCATGATACAAGGATGCCAAATGTATTTTCTCCAGAAAAGGGCTCTAAAATTTCCCTCTCATCCCAATTTGCAGGAGGTATTCTTGGTGGCGATATAAATTTTTATAAGCCAAATTTTGAGGCTTCATGGTATATCCCATCCCTCTGGAAGTTTATCTTATGCCTCCATACAGACTTTGGTTTTGTAGAAGGTAAGCAGGTCTCAGATTCTGAAAAATTCTACCTGGGTGGAGCAAAAACAATAAGGGGTTATGAAGAAAGGTCTATCCATCCATTATCTGGTGGGGGAGATTCCTATCTCCTTCTCAATACAGAATATAAGATTCCACTTGGAAAAAGCCTTTCCTTCGGCATATTCCTTGATGGTGGAAATACTTGGGAAAAGGGGGAGGAGGTATTGCTTGACTTAAAATATGGCACAGGGTTTGGATTAAGCTTTAATTCACCGGTTGGACCATTAAGGTTTGACTATGCCTGGCCCTTATCAGAAGAAAATAAACAACCCCAATTCCATTTTACAATAGGCGAGGCGTTTTGAAGGCTAATAGCCAAAAGCTATAGTTAATTCCCCAACGCTTTATAAAATTTTGAATGTTGAATTTTGAATTAAAAGGGGAAAAATTTTATAAAACTTAACCTTCAATCCAAAATTTAGAATTCAAAATTTCTTAAATAAACACACCCTATCTATTTTTGCACTAAGTGAGGGAAGATACTATAAATCTTTAAATTACTTAAGCGAGGGTAGGGTAAAGCAGAATTTTGAGCCTTTGTTTATTTCTCCTTCAACCCATATCTTTCCTTCAAGGGCTAATACCATATCCTTTGCAATAGAAAGCCCTAAACCCAAGCCTCCATACTTTCTTATGCTTGATTGGTCTAGCTGAGAAAACCTTTCAAAGATTTTTTCTCTATCTTCCTCCCTTATCCCAATCCCTGTATCTTTGACGAAGAATAAAACCCCATCTTCCTTTTTTTCTGCACCAACCAGAATTTCACCCCCCGAGGGTGTGAATTTAATGGCATTATCAAGAAGCCTGAATAGGATATTTTCTAAGACATTTTTGTCTGAGGTAAATGATATTTCTTCCCCTACCTCAGCCCTTATTATAAGCCCTTTATTAAGAGCCATAAGCTTAAAGCTACTTACTGCTTCACTAATAAGCCTTTCTACATCAATTTCCTCTTTTTTTGGCTCATATTTTTTTTCTCCCTTCTCAAGGGATGCAACATCCATCATATCCTTTATTATTAAAGAAAGCTGTTCCCCCTTTTTCTTTATTAGATCAGTCATTGAGGAAAGGTCTATTTTTTTCTTTTTAAGCTCCCTTTCCATAACATGGATCTCGCCTATTATTACTGATAGGGGTGTATTTAGCTCATGGGAGACAATATGCAAGAAATCTGTTTTTGCCTGAAGGGCTTTCTCAAGCTCCTCCTTTTTCTCCTTAAGCTCTGAATAGAGCTTTGTATTTGCTAATGCAATAGAAAGCTCCTTTCCTACTGTTTCCAGGAAGTCTATCTCAGGGTATGTGTAGTAGCCTATTCTTTTGTCTCCAAGGTTTAAAAGACCAATAAGCTCATCTTGAAAGAAAAGGGGAATAGTGAACCTTGTTTTTCTTTTTTCCATTCCCTCTACCACAATTCTTAATTTTGGCTTTGATAAATAACCCTCTTTTTCCTCCCTAAAGATTCCCCTTCTTTCTCTTTTTAGCCACCCGATCAATGGGTCATTTATAGGAATAAAGACCTCTTTTTCTCCCTCTCCCATCAAGGCTTTTATCTCATAAAATTTCATATCACGGGAAAGCATCAGCAAAGAAACAAATTCAGGATGACAGGTCTTATAAATTTCATCCATAGTTGATGTGGCAATTATATCAGGGTCAACCGTGGATGTAATATCCTTTGCTATCTTTGAGGTAGCCTGGGCAAGTTCCTGCCTTTCCCTGTAAAAAAGACGGTCAACCAGATATTGAACCCTATCCTTAAGAACACTGAAGACAAAGATGGCAACAAAAAGACCCAATAACCGAACTCCAGAAGAGTCGATGTGAAAGAGTTGCTCAAAGACAAAGATGGAAAAAAGCCAGGTTGCTATAATTAAACCTGTAAGTGTCCCATAGATAATCCCTGGTCTTATGACAAGATTAATGTCCATAAGGTGATATTTGACAATAGAGTAGGCGGTCAGTCCAACAAAGGCAAGCTCAGCTATATTTCCCATAGGAAATACACCTCTTATCTTAAAAGCCAAAAGGAAGTTAAAGATAGCACCAGCACCGGCTATTAGTAAGCCAATAAGGACATACTTTAGCTGGTTCTTCTCCATTGGTGATCTTGTCCTTATATACCTCCTTACCAACAAAAATACACCAGCAACTGTAAAGCCATAGAAGAATAAGAGAAATAGAAAAGGAAATGGTGTTTTGGCAAATAATGGAAAAAAACCTTCTCTCTTTAAAGGGGTTACACCTGAAACAAGAAAACCAGAAAGGCTTGTTGGAATAAAAGTAAGGCTTATAATATAGCCTATGGGGATAAGATAGTATCTTCTCCTTCCCCCCTCTTTTAAAAAGCTTACCACAAAGTGATAGAAGGTTGAAGGGATAAAGAATACACCAATTATCATTATTTGAGCCCACTTTAAGGCAGATTGGGGGTTGGTAAATAAAGATAAACCGAAGTCCATAAAGTTCCAAATTGCCATAGATATTGTCCAATAACAAAATGTTTTCTTTGTTTTATCCTTGCCTTCCCTACTTAGGACAAATAATCCAAGTAATAGATTAAGGAAAACACCCAGCAACAAAAAACCTGTATATATCATTTCTCTACCCTTTCCTTTATCCTATTTAAGGTATTATAAGCCATCTTCTTTAAAAAGACAAGGAGGAAAAATTCTATTAGTCTTCCGATTATCGGAATCTTTGCGTCAAAGGAATGCATTAAGGAAAACTCTGTCTTTCCTTGTTTTTCCTTAAATATATACTCTGCCTTTAGCCCTTTTACCAGCCCTTCTACCTGTTCTGTTACCATCCTTTTATTTTCTCTTTCAATAATTATTGATGTTCTTAATTTTATTGGCTTTCCCCAT contains:
- a CDS encoding SRPBCC family protein; its protein translation is MEHTFEIATDVSKWPEFLESHKEMKIIGQAGEKMLIEWGKPIKLRTSIIIERENKRMVTEQVEGLVKGLKAEYIFKEKQGKTEFSLMHSFDAKIPIIGRLIEFFLLVFLKKMAYNTLNRIKERVEK
- a CDS encoding ATP-binding protein: MIYTGFLLLGVFLNLLLGLFVLSREGKDKTKKTFCYWTISMAIWNFMDFGLSLFTNPQSALKWAQIMIIGVFFIPSTFYHFVVSFLKEGGRRRYYLIPIGYIISLTFIPTSLSGFLVSGVTPLKREGFFPLFAKTPFPFLFLLFFYGFTVAGVFLLVRRYIRTRSPMEKNQLKYVLIGLLIAGAGAIFNFLLAFKIRGVFPMGNIAELAFVGLTAYSIVKYHLMDINLVIRPGIIYGTLTGLIIATWLFSIFVFEQLFHIDSSGVRLLGLFVAIFVFSVLKDRVQYLVDRLFYRERQELAQATSKIAKDITSTVDPDIIATSTMDEIYKTCHPEFVSLLMLSRDMKFYEIKALMGEGEKEVFIPINDPLIGWLKRERRGIFREEKEGYLSKPKLRIVVEGMEKRKTRFTIPLFFQDELIGLLNLGDKRIGYYTYPEIDFLETVGKELSIALANTKLYSELKEKKEELEKALQAKTDFLHIVSHELNTPLSVIIGEIHVMERELKKKKIDLSSMTDLIKKKGEQLSLIIKDMMDVASLEKGEKKYEPKKEEIDVERLISEAVSSFKLMALNKGLIIRAEVGEEISFTSDKNVLENILFRLLDNAIKFTPSGGEILVGAEKKEDGVLFFVKDTGIGIREEDREKIFERFSQLDQSSIRKYGGLGLGLSIAKDMVLALEGKIWVEGEINKGSKFCFTLPSLK
- the bamA gene encoding outer membrane protein assembly factor BamA is translated as MIKNILVFTLAFKIGFCSIVAKISFEGNKRVSNEEIKKILPIKEANEFFPYKEKDCIKAIYNLGEFEEIESKTKEENGSISITFFLKECPLIKKITFSGNKKKKTEQLKELLTIKEGKPLFIPKINEEKNKIISFYKKEGFYFVEVEPKIKEEELIFEIKENEETKIKKIRFSGNRAFSSFRLKWKMKRGKGDAYIKENIDEDIDRLCQFYKEQGYARVTIQEPKISFEKKGIIVDITVNEGKKYKIGKIEIEGNTLFSNDEIRGLIKVKEGEIYNLKRLEESFRDIVRLYYNKGYVSAGIIPEEFFKFKSGMVDYKIYIDEGEVSYIEGITIVGNKKTKDKVIRRELLIKEGDLLLWDNVSASRQRLSLLGYFEDVGIDILPGKEKNKKIVQINVIEGKRGTALFGLSYTSQYGIFGSIQTSLINLFGMGYSANIKADIGKKMTNYELSFNDPWFLDKPISLGVGLWHQKLTRDYYAEDREGGYISLGKRWKRFNRIYLKYKLNKSRFVDVKDDAPSDVIKWKNEWGLQYAVTSSIETGIIHDTRMPNVFSPEKGSKISLSSQFAGGILGGDINFYKPNFEASWYIPSLWKFILCLHTDFGFVEGKQVSDSEKFYLGGAKTIRGYEERSIHPLSGGGDSYLLLNTEYKIPLGKSLSFGIFLDGGNTWEKGEEVLLDLKYGTGFGLSFNSPVGPLRFDYAWPLSEENKQPQFHFTIGEAF